One Fibrobacter sp. UWH4 genomic region harbors:
- a CDS encoding GNAT family N-acetyltransferase yields MKIVRVSRECERAGVYYVRMATMMRKHQIPLDAEVDSHDGVNCHYILALDDIYPVATCRWFEVGDAAEGVAEIGRVVVLPEYRGQHLGRSVVAEAEKWMREAGFKKVEISSRVNVADFYEKMGYRFNESGKAHHDTFECVYMEKVL; encoded by the coding sequence ATGAAGATTGTTCGGGTTTCAAGAGAATGTGAGCGCGCTGGCGTCTACTACGTGCGCATGGCAACGATGATGCGCAAGCACCAGATTCCGCTGGATGCCGAAGTCGATTCCCATGATGGCGTGAACTGCCATTACATTCTTGCTCTGGATGATATTTACCCGGTTGCCACGTGCCGCTGGTTCGAGGTAGGCGATGCTGCTGAAGGCGTTGCCGAAATCGGGCGTGTTGTGGTACTGCCGGAATACCGCGGGCAGCATTTGGGCCGCTCCGTTGTCGCCGAGGCCGAAAAGTGGATGCGCGAAGCAGGCTTCAAGAAGGTCGAGATTTCGAGCCGCGTGAATGTCGCGGACTTCTACGAAAAAATGGGCTACCGCTTCAACGAGAGCGGCAAGGCCCATCATGACACGTTCGAGTGCGTGTATATGGAAAAGGTTCTGTGA
- a CDS encoding multidrug efflux SMR transporter, producing MLNYIFLILAIVAEAAGTTLLKMSEQFTKLVPSIASLVCYVASLYLLSLCLRTIPIGIAYATWSALGIALITVSGIFFFKQMPDLGAIIGLVLIISGVAVLNLFSKMDIH from the coding sequence ATGCTCAACTACATATTCCTTATCCTCGCTATTGTCGCAGAAGCCGCCGGCACCACGCTCCTCAAGATGTCGGAGCAGTTCACCAAGCTCGTCCCGTCCATCGCCTCGCTCGTCTGCTACGTGGCGTCGCTATACCTGTTGAGCCTCTGCCTGCGCACCATCCCCATCGGCATCGCGTACGCCACCTGGTCGGCACTGGGCATCGCGCTCATTACCGTCAGCGGCATTTTCTTTTTCAAGCAGATGCCCGACTTGGGAGCCATTATCGGGCTCGTCCTGATTATTTCAGGCGTCGCCGTGTTGAATCTATTTTCGAAGATGGATATCCATTAG
- a CDS encoding CatB-related O-acetyltransferase, producing MPAKTPDPSVIQPIANVEALTFVKPDVKNQNIIVGDFTYFADKDFERHVTHHYDFIGDKLIIGKFCQIAAGVEFVMNGANHQMNAATTYPFYIFGTWEQPAPAQSDLPLKGDTVIGNDVWIGQNATILPGVHIGDGATIGANSVVASDVTPYTIVAGNPAKLIRKRFDDELTALLLKFKWWDKPIDEINNLIPILTCSDLEKVKAELKARLM from the coding sequence ATGCCTGCAAAGACTCCCGACCCAAGCGTCATCCAGCCTATCGCCAACGTGGAGGCATTGACCTTCGTCAAGCCCGATGTCAAAAACCAAAACATCATTGTGGGCGATTTCACCTACTTTGCCGACAAGGACTTTGAGAGGCACGTCACCCACCATTACGACTTTATCGGCGACAAGCTCATCATCGGCAAGTTTTGCCAGATTGCCGCCGGCGTGGAATTCGTGATGAATGGGGCGAACCACCAGATGAACGCAGCCACCACTTACCCGTTCTATATCTTCGGCACATGGGAGCAGCCCGCCCCGGCCCAGAGCGACCTTCCGCTCAAGGGCGATACCGTCATCGGGAACGACGTATGGATCGGGCAGAACGCGACGATTCTCCCAGGCGTTCACATCGGCGACGGTGCCACCATCGGAGCAAATTCTGTCGTTGCAAGCGACGTCACGCCCTATACCATCGTGGCAGGGAACCCTGCCAAACTCATCCGCAAGCGATTCGACGACGAACTCACCGCACTGCTGCTCAAGTTCAAGTGGTGGGACAAGCCCATCGACGAAATCAACAATCTCATCCCTATTCTCACTTGCAGCGATTTGGAAAAAGTGAAAGCCGAGCTCAAGGCCCGGCTTATGTAA
- a CDS encoding glycosyl hydrolase family 8, which yields MKKYLLPVLGVTTAMLMACSDESSSPSNAVDPGIASSASVDPGLPAVSSDANPGLVLSSESSAPVVDPGASTYYAVFPTPNQLAVQTMYNNWIAKFYVTYEEEVPASEEPYLGAMVEKLKGSARIKFDSPLNTVSEGIGYGMLITYFMKDWEKFNRLFKYYQAYPVSAADGLFFMKWMVKGDEFKGGFSADATGGSATDADLDVMTALFLAYGETGNVEYLNYAKGIAGAIYNTEVNATTHLFMPGNDGLHMNDGYVYNTSYFSLIALRLAIKYDTERSAAWQQVLDATYAYMLKVQAAGNGLWPDWSNADGIPTNPENNSSTGKLCDYFGLEGVRIPLRIMWDYNWFGDDRAKTMAETAANFAFTSTGGDITKTLIKYIYQGEQPKAGLGGAHFRGAFCSLWTVNAALSANTAACNDVILATPFKSTNSLYFEPSMQMLYTLFINGYFIKYWNY from the coding sequence ATGAAAAAGTATCTTCTGCCGGTATTGGGTGTTACTACGGCTATGCTGATGGCATGTTCCGACGAATCTTCTTCGCCGTCCAACGCGGTTGATCCCGGTATTGCTTCCAGCGCATCTGTTGATCCGGGCCTTCCCGCTGTTTCGAGCGACGCAAATCCCGGACTGGTTTTGTCTAGCGAAAGTTCTGCTCCCGTGGTGGATCCCGGCGCTTCGACTTACTATGCCGTGTTCCCGACACCGAACCAGTTGGCTGTGCAGACGATGTACAACAACTGGATTGCCAAGTTCTACGTGACTTACGAAGAGGAAGTCCCGGCCTCGGAAGAACCTTACCTTGGCGCGATGGTGGAAAAACTGAAGGGTTCCGCCCGTATCAAGTTCGACTCTCCGCTGAACACGGTGTCCGAAGGTATCGGCTACGGTATGCTGATTACCTACTTCATGAAGGACTGGGAAAAGTTCAACAGGTTGTTCAAGTATTACCAGGCGTACCCGGTGAGCGCTGCAGACGGTCTCTTCTTTATGAAGTGGATGGTCAAGGGCGACGAATTCAAGGGAGGATTCTCCGCCGACGCAACGGGTGGCTCTGCTACGGATGCCGACCTGGACGTGATGACGGCCTTGTTCCTTGCCTATGGCGAAACGGGTAATGTTGAATACCTGAATTACGCCAAGGGCATCGCCGGTGCCATTTACAACACCGAAGTCAATGCGACCACGCACCTGTTTATGCCGGGTAACGACGGCCTGCACATGAACGACGGTTATGTCTACAATACCAGCTACTTCTCGCTGATAGCCCTCCGTCTCGCTATTAAGTACGACACGGAACGCAGTGCCGCCTGGCAGCAGGTTCTCGATGCGACTTACGCCTATATGCTCAAGGTTCAGGCTGCTGGTAACGGCCTCTGGCCGGACTGGAGCAATGCGGACGGCATTCCGACGAACCCGGAGAACAACTCTTCGACAGGAAAGCTCTGCGACTACTTTGGTCTCGAAGGCGTGCGTATCCCGCTTCGCATAATGTGGGACTACAACTGGTTTGGTGACGACCGTGCAAAGACCATGGCCGAAACGGCTGCCAACTTTGCCTTTACCTCGACGGGTGGCGATATCACCAAGACTCTGATCAAGTATATCTACCAGGGTGAACAGCCCAAGGCCGGTTTGGGTGGCGCCCATTTCCGCGGTGCATTCTGCTCGCTGTGGACTGTTAACGCGGCTTTGTCTGCCAATACCGCAGCCTGCAACGATGTAATCCTTGCTACTCCGTTCAAGTCGACGAACTCGCTCTACTTCGAACCTTCGATGCAGATGCTCTACACGCTGTTCATCAACGGCTACTTTATCAAGTACTGGAATTATTAA
- a CDS encoding glycoside hydrolase family 18 protein: MFKKFIATLGCSAALLFAAEFQVGTYFPNWLQYSQFTPEDVRYEFLTNIHYGYFIPSEDGSSLSNSDENDNPNFEKLASLSKEKKVSLTVNVGGVGNEEVMKAVASSEEARAALAEAAKSLVDQYGIAGIELDWMPAEEEEYASWGAMVTALADAGVTVSATVAGSPDAAKLYPAEALSKLATAMVMLTDQMSEEESSVKPNSDFSYAQEVLKAYAEAGISADKVVPVVPMYGKTFLGATGLGSSHQGSGSGNEGYLTYKELMNVFDTPDYQVTFDEATQSEVAVSASETIVFNGIPSMKSLATFVKDNGFGGMALYDISGDHKAPVVSLLVTVGQVLRPEIKYNAKKK; the protein is encoded by the coding sequence ATGTTTAAGAAATTTATTGCAACATTAGGATGCTCCGCTGCGCTGCTTTTTGCAGCTGAATTTCAGGTAGGAACATATTTCCCGAACTGGCTCCAGTATTCCCAGTTTACCCCCGAAGATGTCCGTTACGAATTCCTGACGAACATTCATTACGGCTACTTTATTCCTAGCGAAGACGGCTCCAGCCTTTCTAACTCGGACGAAAACGACAATCCCAACTTCGAAAAGCTTGCTAGCCTTTCCAAGGAAAAGAAGGTAAGCCTCACGGTGAATGTGGGCGGAGTCGGTAACGAAGAGGTCATGAAGGCCGTTGCTTCTAGTGAAGAAGCCCGTGCCGCCCTGGCCGAAGCCGCGAAGTCCCTGGTGGACCAGTACGGCATTGCCGGCATCGAACTGGACTGGATGCCCGCCGAAGAGGAAGAATATGCCTCTTGGGGTGCCATGGTGACAGCCCTTGCCGATGCAGGCGTGACTGTTTCTGCGACGGTGGCCGGTTCTCCGGATGCCGCTAAGCTTTACCCGGCAGAAGCCCTTTCCAAGCTCGCTACGGCGATGGTCATGCTGACCGACCAGATGAGCGAAGAGGAATCCAGTGTCAAGCCCAATTCCGACTTCTCCTATGCGCAGGAAGTCCTGAAGGCATACGCCGAAGCGGGAATTTCCGCTGACAAGGTGGTCCCGGTCGTTCCCATGTACGGAAAGACCTTCCTGGGGGCTACGGGTCTCGGCTCCAGCCATCAGGGTTCCGGAAGCGGTAACGAAGGCTACCTGACCTATAAAGAATTGATGAACGTGTTCGACACTCCTGACTATCAGGTCACGTTCGACGAGGCGACCCAGAGCGAGGTGGCGGTAAGCGCCTCCGAAACGATCGTCTTCAACGGAATTCCTTCAATGAAGTCTCTGGCGACTTTTGTCAAGGACAACGGATTTGGCGGAATGGCGCTCTATGACATTTCGGGTGACCACAAGGCCCCCGTCGTCTCCCTTTTGGTGACGGTAGGTCAGGTCTTGAGGCCCGAAATTAAGTATAACGCTAAGAAAAAGTGA
- a CDS encoding TfoX/Sxy family protein, translated as MPSSEKFRDHVLEQFNGKLLEGGFRVTTRKMMGEYVLYADGKIFGGIYDDRLLVKPVPAAVAMLPGAKKQLPYEGAKPMLRVTNEQIEDGVLLVRLLEAMLPELPAAKVKKK; from the coding sequence ATGCCGAGTTCTGAAAAATTCCGCGATCATGTTTTGGAACAGTTCAATGGAAAGCTGCTTGAAGGTGGTTTCCGCGTGACGACCCGCAAGATGATGGGCGAGTACGTCCTCTATGCCGACGGGAAAATTTTCGGCGGGATTTACGATGACCGCCTGCTGGTGAAGCCCGTGCCTGCTGCGGTGGCGATGCTCCCCGGCGCAAAAAAGCAGTTGCCCTACGAAGGAGCGAAGCCGATGCTCCGTGTGACTAACGAGCAGATTGAAGATGGCGTTTTGCTGGTTCGCCTGCTCGAAGCCATGTTGCCGGAACTGCCTGCTGCGAAAGTGAAGAAGAAATAA
- a CDS encoding cellulase family glycosylhydrolase has protein sequence MVLKKLLMGVLAVAIGVIASPISEHGQLSLKGFDVVDKNGQPYVLRGMSFFWDMPGWGGEPFFNSGVVNTIANDWGGNVVRTPISQLNESRAKAMIDYAASAGIYIIVDYHSHCAHKNASSAQSFFGNIASYVKQKNYVHVLYELYNEPLYENCNGETDTQSGGTLTSWNTIKQYAESVIPKIRANDPNGIIIVGTPNYSQGTEAARANPITGQKNIAYTLHFYASTSGHGSLRYNLLRGKCNDFPIIITEWGVSESSGDGNFTKSMNDTWMSWIETIGASWANWSIMNKSETSSALMGHASTNGGWSDGDLTPSGKYVKNLMKNLNAGKGLSSVGLSPANVDCAQLEGGEQYEFVRNGVGNFGYAIQGENYMDSSNAKTVETDAKGVQNEMYLTSQNSGSEAWAEYTLMDIPAAGYYVFYAKVGANSDGYLRYSVDEGATVDSVKYTSTGGLTTIKGFYNKIALPTEGTSNIRVSWKGDVALDVFSVVVADSADSTELGIKAGEQIVSIGSAKASVSDQFRFDARNRSFVIPEGYERLSLFSVKGRKVYSADVTGKANVGLDRSVKKGVYMAVLSGAKGQTSLQLKVTE, from the coding sequence ATGGTGTTGAAAAAACTTCTGATGGGTGTGCTTGCGGTGGCGATTGGGGTGATTGCCTCGCCGATTTCGGAACATGGGCAGTTGTCCCTCAAGGGGTTTGATGTGGTCGACAAGAATGGCCAGCCGTATGTTTTGCGCGGCATGAGCTTCTTCTGGGATATGCCGGGATGGGGGGGCGAACCGTTCTTTAATTCGGGTGTGGTAAATACTATTGCGAATGACTGGGGCGGAAATGTTGTTCGAACGCCAATTAGCCAGTTGAATGAATCTCGCGCGAAGGCGATGATCGACTATGCCGCTTCGGCAGGTATCTACATTATTGTGGACTACCATTCCCATTGCGCCCACAAGAATGCTTCTAGTGCGCAGTCGTTCTTTGGCAATATCGCGAGCTACGTGAAGCAGAAAAATTACGTGCACGTCCTTTATGAACTGTACAACGAACCGCTTTATGAAAACTGCAATGGTGAAACCGATACCCAATCTGGTGGAACCCTTACAAGTTGGAACACGATTAAGCAGTATGCCGAATCCGTGATTCCGAAGATCCGTGCAAACGACCCGAACGGTATCATTATCGTGGGTACCCCGAACTACTCCCAGGGTACCGAGGCGGCTCGTGCCAATCCGATTACCGGCCAGAAGAACATCGCCTATACGCTGCATTTCTATGCATCTACCAGTGGTCATGGCTCCTTGCGCTATAACCTGCTGCGTGGCAAGTGCAATGATTTCCCGATCATCATCACCGAATGGGGCGTCTCCGAATCTAGCGGCGACGGCAATTTCACGAAGTCCATGAATGACACTTGGATGTCTTGGATTGAAACCATTGGTGCAAGCTGGGCCAATTGGTCCATTATGAATAAGAGCGAGACATCTTCCGCGTTGATGGGTCATGCTAGCACCAACGGTGGCTGGAGCGACGGTGATCTGACTCCTTCGGGCAAGTATGTCAAGAACCTGATGAAGAACCTGAATGCCGGTAAGGGTCTTTCCAGCGTGGGGCTGAGCCCGGCCAATGTTGATTGCGCTCAACTCGAAGGTGGCGAACAGTATGAGTTTGTTCGAAACGGTGTGGGGAACTTCGGCTATGCAATCCAGGGTGAAAACTACATGGATTCCTCCAACGCAAAGACTGTCGAAACAGATGCCAAGGGCGTGCAGAATGAAATGTACCTGACTTCACAGAATAGCGGATCTGAAGCTTGGGCGGAATATACGTTGATGGATATTCCGGCTGCCGGTTACTATGTGTTCTATGCCAAGGTTGGTGCCAACAGCGATGGCTACCTCCGCTACAGTGTCGATGAAGGCGCAACCGTGGATTCCGTGAAATACACGTCTACGGGTGGCCTCACGACCATCAAGGGCTTCTACAACAAGATTGCTCTGCCGACTGAAGGAACTTCCAACATCCGCGTGTCCTGGAAGGGCGATGTCGCATTGGATGTGTTCTCCGTTGTCGTTGCCGATTCTGCGGATAGCACGGAGCTCGGAATCAAGGCGGGCGAACAGATTGTCTCGATCGGTTCTGCAAAGGCCTCTGTGTCGGACCAGTTCCGTTTTGATGCCAGGAACCGCTCCTTCGTGATTCCGGAAGGCTACGAACGCCTCTCCCTGTTCTCTGTGAAGGGCCGCAAGGTTTACTCGGCCGATGTGACGGGCAAGGCGAATGTGGGCCTGGATCGCTCGGTCAAGAAGGGTGTGTACATGGCTGTCCTGAGCGGAGCGAAGGGACAGACATCCCTGCAGCTTAAGGTGACAGAATAA
- a CDS encoding BatD family protein, giving the protein MENDSLNVNDADSVATDSAVAAPEIQMPSPEQLGISIVAGPQGGMPAVTVGDTFEFPVTVSWSVQGSALLVVPTGSANAKGLTQVGMSQESARSVKDGKEIASITFTYKIVAADTGDLHVPAMRFEIPTQMGQPLDLRSESVDVRVNEPFNPLPLAVGLIVAVCVLCAGLWRVKRRNAAREAVAAKNAAENALRTKMLVLKQRVNSADSREWLLELESICKEYVANKFPELVEGNASAAGNSAGKVPEPAEGLAAGNVSAASAVNLDALVKDGKLEGWESLVEEFAHARYGGGKRDGFENKETWKGAMKLMGISEDEE; this is encoded by the coding sequence ATGGAAAATGATTCTTTGAATGTGAATGATGCTGATAGCGTGGCGACCGATAGCGCCGTGGCTGCGCCTGAAATCCAGATGCCTTCGCCCGAGCAACTCGGAATTTCGATTGTCGCGGGACCGCAGGGTGGAATGCCCGCGGTGACCGTGGGCGATACCTTTGAATTCCCCGTGACGGTCTCCTGGAGCGTGCAGGGGAGCGCCCTGCTGGTGGTGCCGACAGGTTCCGCGAACGCGAAGGGCCTCACGCAGGTGGGAATGTCGCAGGAATCGGCCCGTTCCGTCAAGGATGGCAAGGAAATCGCCTCGATTACGTTTACCTACAAGATTGTGGCCGCCGATACAGGTGACCTCCATGTACCTGCGATGCGTTTCGAGATTCCTACGCAAATGGGTCAGCCGCTTGACTTGCGTAGCGAAAGCGTGGATGTGCGCGTGAACGAACCGTTTAATCCGCTCCCGCTTGCGGTGGGCCTGATTGTGGCCGTTTGCGTGCTTTGCGCGGGCTTGTGGCGTGTAAAACGCCGTAACGCCGCCCGAGAGGCTGTCGCTGCCAAGAACGCCGCCGAAAACGCTCTTCGGACGAAAATGCTGGTGCTCAAGCAGCGCGTGAATTCGGCCGACAGTCGCGAATGGCTCCTGGAACTCGAAAGCATCTGCAAAGAATACGTGGCGAATAAGTTCCCCGAGCTTGTCGAAGGGAACGCTTCTGCTGCGGGAAACTCTGCTGGCAAGGTCCCTGAGCCTGCCGAAGGGCTTGCTGCAGGGAATGTATCCGCCGCCTCCGCGGTCAATTTGGATGCCCTTGTGAAGGACGGCAAGCTCGAAGGCTGGGAATCCCTCGTCGAAGAATTTGCGCACGCCCGCTACGGCGGCGGCAAGCGCGACGGCTTCGAAAATAAGGAAACCTGGAAAGGAGCCATGAAGCTCATGGGTATTTCCGAGGACGAAGAGTAA
- a CDS encoding MoxR family ATPase, whose product MDIQELSEKVRQQSAFCMNLLREVEGTVIGQKALVESILTGILADGHVLLEGLPGLAKTTAVKAFADAVSLDFKRIQFTPDLLPADLLGTTIYNAREAKFETRKGPLFTNLVLADEINRAPSKVQSALLEAMQERHITIGDETFKLDEPFLVLATQNPIEQEGTYPLPEAQVDRFLLKVKVSYPNKADEMKILDAVAGAGLRQPQAVATKEDILAARQLVKQVYVDERVREYIVNLVLATRDPGSIKRSDLVGFVEVGASPRASIGLAQASKAHAFIQGRAYVTPEDVKAVAMEVLRHRIILSYEAEAEEVSAETVVQKILDSVEVP is encoded by the coding sequence ATGGATATTCAGGAACTTTCGGAAAAGGTGCGCCAGCAGAGCGCTTTTTGCATGAATTTGCTGCGTGAAGTGGAAGGTACGGTGATTGGCCAGAAGGCGTTGGTCGAAAGCATTCTGACGGGTATTTTGGCGGACGGTCACGTGCTGCTGGAAGGCCTGCCGGGTCTTGCCAAGACGACTGCGGTGAAGGCTTTTGCCGATGCCGTGTCGCTGGATTTTAAGCGTATCCAGTTCACTCCTGACCTGTTGCCGGCTGACTTGCTGGGTACCACGATTTACAACGCCCGCGAGGCGAAGTTTGAAACGCGCAAGGGCCCGCTCTTTACGAACCTGGTGCTTGCCGATGAAATTAACCGTGCTCCGTCGAAGGTGCAGAGCGCCTTGCTCGAAGCCATGCAGGAACGCCACATCACGATTGGTGACGAGACGTTCAAGCTTGACGAACCGTTCCTGGTGCTTGCCACGCAGAACCCCATCGAGCAGGAAGGTACGTATCCGCTGCCCGAAGCTCAGGTGGACCGTTTCCTCTTGAAGGTGAAGGTCAGCTACCCGAACAAGGCTGACGAAATGAAGATCTTGGATGCCGTTGCCGGTGCTGGCCTCCGTCAGCCGCAGGCTGTCGCCACGAAGGAAGACATTTTGGCCGCCCGCCAGCTGGTGAAGCAGGTGTACGTGGACGAACGCGTTCGCGAATACATTGTGAACCTGGTGCTTGCGACCCGCGATCCGGGCAGCATTAAGCGTAGCGACCTGGTGGGCTTTGTGGAAGTGGGCGCCTCGCCGCGTGCATCCATCGGCCTTGCCCAGGCTTCGAAGGCCCATGCGTTTATCCAGGGCCGCGCCTACGTGACGCCCGAAGACGTGAAGGCCGTCGCCATGGAAGTGCTCCGCCACCGTATTATCCTGAGCTACGAGGCCGAAGCGGAAGAAGTCTCCGCCGAAACTGTCGTGCAGAAGATTCTCGACAGCGTCGAAGTGCCGTAA
- a CDS encoding T9SS type A sorting domain-containing protein: MKNLAIFGLAAASASLAAGSLWNMDVDAYQVQVPETVACDKTGDDYGAACYESTGGWWFAYVGDEKDGQVMSFDPIDTNPDGTYKLITTDPTDGSIIAGGNLVEGVGLQVTMSAAGGAASTPAIAGIGFNWTKAETPIDISAHAGYCVVYSWTGSQALQMELGWDEAANGYDSWYTSMPATTGSATSSLDLPWAKFKQDGWDKAKQPITVAQTKAVSLKIRLKNSTAAEVKGALTIAELGWSGECGTGKTDAIGSVAKASSVKATLSGRTLSFSGVKAAKAEVLNLQGQVVMSGSTASAMNLASLNAGVYMVRVAGANLTQKILLK, encoded by the coding sequence ATGAAAAATCTTGCTATTTTCGGCCTTGCTGCCGCTAGCGCATCTCTGGCCGCAGGTTCCCTGTGGAACATGGATGTTGATGCATACCAGGTCCAGGTCCCGGAAACGGTTGCTTGCGACAAGACTGGTGACGACTACGGTGCAGCTTGCTACGAATCTACCGGTGGTTGGTGGTTCGCCTACGTTGGCGACGAAAAGGACGGCCAGGTGATGTCTTTCGATCCGATCGACACCAACCCGGATGGTACCTACAAGCTCATCACTACCGATCCAACTGATGGTTCCATCATCGCGGGCGGTAACCTCGTTGAAGGCGTTGGTCTCCAGGTGACGATGTCTGCCGCTGGTGGTGCCGCTTCTACTCCGGCTATCGCTGGTATCGGCTTCAACTGGACCAAGGCTGAAACCCCGATCGACATTTCCGCTCACGCCGGTTACTGCGTTGTCTATTCTTGGACTGGCTCTCAGGCTCTCCAGATGGAACTCGGCTGGGACGAAGCTGCTAACGGTTACGACTCCTGGTACACCTCTATGCCTGCTACTACGGGCTCTGCGACCAGCAGCCTCGATCTTCCGTGGGCAAAGTTCAAGCAGGACGGTTGGGACAAGGCTAAGCAGCCGATCACCGTTGCTCAGACCAAGGCTGTCTCTCTGAAGATCCGTCTGAAGAACTCTACTGCTGCCGAAGTGAAGGGTGCCCTCACCATCGCCGAACTCGGTTGGTCCGGTGAATGCGGCACTGGCAAGACTGATGCTATCGGTAGCGTCGCTAAGGCTTCTTCTGTGAAGGCCACCCTCTCTGGTCGCACCCTCTCCTTCTCTGGCGTTAAGGCTGCCAAGGCTGAAGTGCTGAACCTCCAGGGTCAGGTTGTTATGAGCGGTTCTACCGCTTCCGCAATGAACCTCGCTAGCCTCAACGCTGGTGTGTACATGGTTCGCGTTGCCGGTGCAAACCTCACTCAGAAGATCCTCCTCAAGTAA